The Hippoglossus hippoglossus isolate fHipHip1 chromosome 21, fHipHip1.pri, whole genome shotgun sequence genome contains a region encoding:
- the wu:fc50b12 gene encoding p53-induced death domain-containing protein 1 isoform X1 yields MYLKSAKIFHLTPFLKVFKSSPIDFACHFFKDAVINLKTLQEISTQLGFEWTILASELGFNRSEISRFRTRSTEKSVQARAMLESWYEKSWDKPNKTKLLQDGLEQAGRQDLAERLRCLHWGHQKLSRRVELPSAFPFLITVHKTIHNQDALNRINELNRR; encoded by the exons ATGTATCTTAAATCAGCAAAGATATTTCATTTGACGCCTTtcttaaaggtttttaaatccTCACCAATTGATTTtgcatgtcatttttttaagGATGCTGTGATTAACCTGAAGACGCTGCAGGAGATTTCCACTCAGCTTGGTTTTGAGTGGACCATTCTAGCGTCTGAGCTTGGCTTCAACAGATCTGAGATCAGCCGGTTCCGCACCAGGTCAACAGAGAAGAGTGTGCAGGCCAGGGCCATGTTGGAGAGctg GTATGAGAAGTCATGGGACAAGCCCAATAAGACCAAGTTGCTTCAGGATGGTCTGGAGCAAGCAGGCAGACAGGACCTGGCTGAGAGGCTGCGCTGTCTCCACTGGGGCCACCAGAAGCTGAGCCGCAGGGTGGAGCTGCCCTCCGCCTTCCCCTTCCTCATCACAGTCCACAAGACCATCCACAACCAGGACGCCCTGAACAGGATCAACGAGCTCAACCGCAGATAG
- the kbtbd7 gene encoding kelch repeat and BTB domain-containing protein 7 — protein MASSLSCFSGPEVLEDANHARGLVNELKLLFDCRLLGDVTIGVECEEESLEPGGGSTGGDPDRVFLCSRNVLAAASPYFKSMFTGGLNESGQERVLIRGVDPESMSVIIEYCYTGRVTVTEGNVQRLYAAANMLQLEYIRRACSSFMTRRLDLSNCVGLLKFADTYDNTELKESARAFIARNFSQLCSGGELCELDLLQLRDLLSLDALDVDCERKVCSAALQWVEANAPQRREDALQALKCVRWNLFTEKDKLYMEGLMARPVIEKYLACFFNRSTEDSCGMSEAQEVAKHRIGVSAKEMILFFGLPNDNIMCCDPYSEDLYFMAPPLEDLSSQDYKRSTMESLIACATPENNLYLASHLSKHFWLYNPVLNSWQELAERPLGRIHSGMGYLNGHVYLLGGRNPVTDTRLKEVECYSVQRNQWTFVAPLPHSLGKMQVVALNDHLYVVNKRRMLCYDPKRNRWRHCGSLRRDKLHKACVFQDQIICVCDIPVVKAYSPTRGEWKRLGDIPIDSRALNYQVIQHNSKLLLLTQTLLQHNKNRVLIHEYDPARDTWKNVMAVYVSTLGPVCVSTRVYPACLGSAHSFSTEEDDDSGSSADWDFDGLTDADSDSGSSSSFSDENW, from the coding sequence ATGGCTTCGTCTCTGAGCTGCTTCAGCGGACCCGAGGTGCTGGAGGACGCGAATCACGCCCGGGGCTTGGTGAACGAGCTCAAGCTGCTCTTCGACTGTCGCCTGCTCGGGGACGTCACCATCGGCGTCGAGTGTGAGGAGGAGTCGCTGGAGCCCGGCGGAGGCTCGACCGGGGGCGACCCGGACCGAGTGTTCCTGTGCAGCCGCAACGTCCTCGCCGCCGCCAGCCCCTACTTCAAGAGCATGTTCACCGGCGGCCTGAACGAGAGCGGGCAGGAGCGAGTGCTCATCCGCGGCGTGGACCCGGAGAGCATGTCGGTGATCATCGAGTACTGCTACACGGGCCGGGTGACCGTCACGGAGGGCAACGTCCAGCGGCTGTACGCGGCCGCCAACATGCTCCAGCTGGAGTACATCCGGAGGGCCTGCTCCAGCTTCATGACCCGGAGGCTGGACCTCTCCAACTGCGTGGGGCTGCTGAAGTTTGCAGACACCTACGACAACACTGAGCTGAAGGAGAGCGCACGGGCTTTCATAGCCAGGAACTTCAGCCAGCTGTGCAGCGGTGGGGAGCTGTGTGAGCtggatctgctgcagctcagggaCTTGCTGTCTTTGGATGCTTTGGACGTGGACTGTGAGAGAAAGGTGTGTTCGGCAGCTCTGCAGTGGGTAGAGGCCAATGCCCCGCAGAGAAGGGAGGATGCTCTGCAGGCGCTGAAGTGTGTTCGCTGGAACCTGTTCACCGAAAAGGACAAGCTTTACATGGAGGGCCTCATGGCCAGGCCTGTCATTGAGAAATACCTCGCATGCTTTTTCAACAGGTCCACAGAGGACAGCTGTGGCATGTCTGAAGCACAGGAGGTGGCAAAACACAGAATAGGCGTCAGCGCAAAAGAGATGATCCTCTTCTTCGGCCTGCCCAACGACAACATCATGTGCTGTGACCCGTACTCTGAGGACCTGTATTTCATGGCTCCCCCTTTGGAAGACCTCAGCAGTCAGGATTACAAACGCTCCACCATGGAGTCATTAATCGCCTGTGCCACACCTGAAAACAACCTGTACCTTGCCTCCCACCTTTCGAAACACTTCTGGCTGTATAACCCTGTGCTCAACAGCTGGCAGGAGTTGGCAGAGAGACCTCTGGGGAGGATACACTCCGGGATGGGCTACCTCAACGGTCACGTGTACCTTTTGGGAGGAAGGAACCCAGTGACGGACACCAGACTGAAGGAGGTCGAGTGTTACAGCGTCCAGAGGAACCAGTGGACGTTTGTGGCCCCTCTGCCTCACTCTCTGGGTAAAATGCAGGTGGTGGCGTTGAACGACCACCTCTACGTGGTAAACAAAAGGAGGATGCTCTGCTATGACCCCAAGAGGAACCGCTGGCGTCACTGCGGGTCACTAAGACGAGACAAGCTTCACAAGGCCTGCGTGTTTCAGGACCAGATCATCTGCGTGTGTGACATCCCCGTGGTGAAAGCATACAGCCCCACCAGGGGGGAATGGAAGAGGTTGGGTGACATTCCTATCGACAGTCGAGCTCTAAACTACCAGGTGATCCAGCACAACAGCAAACTGCTGCTCCTCACTCAGACTTTACTACAGCACAACAAAAACAGGGTCCTCATCCACGAGTACGACCCGGCCAGGGACACCTGGAAGAACGTCATGGCAGTGTACGTGTCCACGCTGGGGCCCGTGTGCGTTTCGACACGCGTGTACCCAGCGTGCCTTGGCTCAGCTCACAGCTTCTCTACAGAGGAGGATGACGACAGTGGCTCCAGTGCTGACTGGGACTTTGATGGGTTGACAGATGCAGATTCTGACTCTGGTAGCTCAAGCTCATTCTCAGACGAGAACTGGTAG
- the wu:fc50b12 gene encoding p53-induced death domain-containing protein 1 isoform X2, which yields MPNKAQEDAVINLKTLQEISTQLGFEWTILASELGFNRSEISRFRTRSTEKSVQARAMLESWYEKSWDKPNKTKLLQDGLEQAGRQDLAERLRCLHWGHQKLSRRVELPSAFPFLITVHKTIHNQDALNRINELNRR from the exons ATGCCTAACAAAGCTCAGGAG GATGCTGTGATTAACCTGAAGACGCTGCAGGAGATTTCCACTCAGCTTGGTTTTGAGTGGACCATTCTAGCGTCTGAGCTTGGCTTCAACAGATCTGAGATCAGCCGGTTCCGCACCAGGTCAACAGAGAAGAGTGTGCAGGCCAGGGCCATGTTGGAGAGctg GTATGAGAAGTCATGGGACAAGCCCAATAAGACCAAGTTGCTTCAGGATGGTCTGGAGCAAGCAGGCAGACAGGACCTGGCTGAGAGGCTGCGCTGTCTCCACTGGGGCCACCAGAAGCTGAGCCGCAGGGTGGAGCTGCCCTCCGCCTTCCCCTTCCTCATCACAGTCCACAAGACCATCCACAACCAGGACGCCCTGAACAGGATCAACGAGCTCAACCGCAGATAG